The Halobacterium litoreum genome includes a region encoding these proteins:
- the carB gene encoding carbamoyl-phosphate synthase large subunit encodes MSEHDDRTVLLIGSGPIQIGQAAEFDYSGAQACRALQEEGVRVVLVNSNPATIMTDPEMADAVYIEPITTEAIAEVIATENPDGVIAGLGGQTGLNVTAELAEEGVLDEYDVDVMGTPLDTIYATEDRDLFRQRMEELGQPVPKSTTIVLDDDETTTDLDEDALRDRVDDAVDAVGGLPVISRTTYTLGGSGSGVVEDIEELYERVRKGLRLSRNSEVLITESIAGWVELEYEVMRDAGDSTVIICNMENIDPMGIHTGESTVVTPSQVIPDKGHQEMRDAALEVIRDLGIEGGCNIQFAWRDDGTPGGEYRVVEVNPRVSRSSALASKATGYPIARVTAKVALGKRLHEIENEITGETTAAFEPAIDYIVTKVPRWPKDKFPDVDFELSTAMKSTGEAMAIGRTFEESLLKALRSSEYDPDVEWAEVSDDELEADYLETPTPDRPYAVFEAFERGYTVEEVNALTDYREWYLERFQNVAEASVAASEGDLATPAELGFTNAEVADLASDGGAVEVGDVEADAPDRTFKQVDTCAGEFAASTPYYYSARSAGSMRDEIQADRDAESVVIVGGGPIRIGQGVEFDYCTVHAVRALREEGIEAHVVNNNPETVSTDYDTSDGLFFEPVTAEEVADVVEATNADGAMVQFGGQTSVDVGEPLEAELERRGLDCEVMGTSVDAMDLAEDRDRFNRLMDDLGISQPSGGSATSEDEALDLAHDIGYPVLVRPSYVLGGRAMEVVHDDDELKHYMEEAVRVSPDKPILVDEFLEDAVELDVDAVSDGEEVLIGGVMEHVESAGVHSGDSACVIPPRSLDDDTMGRVREVAEQIATALDTVGLLNVQLAVKDGEVYVLEANPRSSRTVPFVSKATGVPIAKLAAKVMAGHSLADLDASEGVPEQYSVKEVVLPFDRLPNSDPRLGPEMKSTGEVMGTASDPGMAYWKAQRAAFNAPEAGGTAVVDLPVEGFEEHFELATFEDVPAAIRRGEVDLVVTDDRDALREAVDEEIAYVSTAASAEALVEGLDASDGDLDVAPVGDRPIRDAKWGSGE; translated from the coding sequence ATGTCTGAGCACGACGACCGGACGGTACTGCTCATCGGGAGCGGACCGATTCAAATCGGACAGGCGGCGGAGTTCGACTACTCGGGCGCGCAGGCGTGTCGCGCCCTCCAGGAAGAGGGCGTCCGAGTCGTGCTCGTCAACTCCAACCCCGCGACCATCATGACCGACCCCGAGATGGCCGACGCGGTGTACATCGAACCCATCACGACCGAGGCCATCGCGGAGGTCATCGCAACAGAGAACCCCGACGGCGTCATCGCCGGCCTCGGCGGACAGACCGGCCTCAACGTCACCGCCGAACTCGCCGAGGAGGGTGTCTTAGACGAGTACGACGTGGACGTGATGGGGACGCCACTCGACACGATTTACGCCACCGAGGACCGCGACCTGTTCCGCCAGCGCATGGAGGAGTTGGGACAGCCGGTCCCCAAGTCCACCACCATCGTCCTCGACGACGACGAGACGACCACCGACCTAGACGAGGACGCGCTCCGCGACCGCGTGGACGACGCCGTCGACGCGGTCGGCGGCCTCCCCGTCATCTCCCGGACGACGTACACGCTCGGCGGCTCCGGGTCGGGCGTCGTCGAAGACATCGAGGAACTGTACGAGCGCGTTCGCAAGGGCCTCCGGCTCTCACGGAACAGCGAGGTCCTCATCACGGAGTCCATCGCTGGCTGGGTGGAACTGGAGTACGAGGTGATGCGGGACGCCGGCGACTCCACCGTCATCATCTGCAACATGGAGAACATCGACCCGATGGGCATCCACACGGGCGAGTCCACGGTCGTCACGCCGTCGCAGGTCATCCCCGACAAGGGCCACCAGGAGATGCGGGACGCCGCGCTCGAAGTCATCCGCGATTTGGGCATCGAGGGCGGGTGTAACATCCAGTTCGCGTGGCGCGACGACGGCACGCCCGGCGGCGAGTACCGCGTCGTCGAGGTGAATCCGCGCGTCTCTCGTTCCTCTGCGCTCGCGTCGAAGGCGACCGGCTACCCAATCGCCCGCGTCACCGCGAAGGTGGCACTCGGGAAGCGCCTCCACGAGATAGAGAACGAGATTACGGGCGAGACCACCGCCGCCTTCGAGCCGGCAATCGACTACATCGTGACGAAAGTCCCCAGATGGCCCAAGGACAAGTTCCCGGACGTGGACTTCGAACTCTCCACGGCGATGAAGTCCACGGGCGAGGCGATGGCCATCGGGCGGACGTTCGAGGAGTCCCTGCTGAAGGCGCTTCGCTCCTCGGAGTACGACCCGGACGTGGAGTGGGCCGAGGTCAGCGACGACGAGCTCGAAGCCGACTACCTGGAGACGCCGACGCCGGACCGCCCGTACGCGGTGTTCGAGGCGTTCGAGCGCGGCTACACCGTCGAGGAAGTCAACGCCCTGACCGACTACCGCGAGTGGTACCTCGAGCGCTTCCAGAACGTCGCGGAGGCGTCGGTCGCGGCGAGCGAGGGCGACCTCGCGACGCCCGCCGAACTCGGCTTCACGAACGCCGAGGTCGCGGACCTCGCGAGCGACGGCGGAGCCGTCGAAGTGGGCGACGTCGAGGCCGACGCGCCCGACCGCACGTTCAAGCAGGTCGACACCTGCGCGGGCGAGTTCGCCGCCTCCACGCCGTACTACTACTCGGCGCGCTCGGCCGGGTCGATGCGTGACGAGATTCAGGCCGACCGGGACGCCGAGAGTGTCGTCATCGTCGGCGGCGGCCCGATTCGCATCGGGCAGGGCGTTGAGTTCGACTACTGCACGGTCCACGCGGTGCGCGCGCTCCGCGAGGAGGGCATCGAAGCCCACGTCGTGAACAACAACCCCGAGACCGTCTCCACGGACTACGACACCTCCGACGGCCTGTTCTTCGAACCGGTCACGGCAGAGGAGGTCGCCGACGTGGTGGAGGCGACGAACGCGGACGGCGCGATGGTGCAGTTCGGCGGGCAGACGAGCGTCGACGTGGGCGAACCGCTCGAAGCCGAACTGGAGCGCCGCGGCCTCGACTGCGAGGTGATGGGGACGAGCGTGGACGCGATGGACCTCGCGGAGGACCGCGACCGCTTCAACCGCCTGATGGACGACCTCGGTATCAGCCAGCCCTCGGGCGGCTCCGCGACCAGCGAAGACGAAGCGCTCGACCTCGCGCACGACATCGGCTACCCGGTGCTGGTGCGCCCCTCGTACGTCCTCGGCGGGCGCGCGATGGAGGTCGTCCACGACGACGACGAACTCAAACATTACATGGAGGAGGCCGTCCGCGTCAGCCCGGACAAGCCGATTCTCGTCGACGAGTTCCTCGAAGACGCAGTCGAGTTGGACGTGGACGCCGTGAGCGACGGCGAGGAAGTCCTCATCGGCGGCGTGATGGAACACGTCGAGTCCGCGGGTGTCCACTCCGGCGACTCGGCGTGCGTGATTCCGCCGCGCTCGCTGGACGACGACACGATGGGGCGCGTCCGCGAGGTCGCCGAGCAGATTGCGACCGCACTCGACACCGTCGGCCTGCTGAACGTCCAGTTGGCAGTCAAAGACGGCGAGGTGTACGTCCTCGAGGCGAATCCGCGCTCCTCGCGGACGGTGCCGTTCGTGTCGAAGGCGACGGGCGTCCCGATTGCGAAACTCGCGGCGAAGGTGATGGCGGGCCACTCGCTCGCCGACCTCGACGCCAGCGAGGGCGTCCCCGAGCAGTACAGCGTGAAAGAGGTCGTGTTGCCGTTCGACCGCCTGCCGAACTCGGACCCGCGTCTGGGCCCGGAGATGAAGTCCACGGGCGAAGTGATGGGCACCGCGAGCGACCCCGGAATGGCGTACTGGAAGGCCCAGCGCGCGGCGTTCAACGCGCCCGAGGCCGGCGGCACCGCGGTCGTCGACCTGCCCGTGGAGGGCTTCGAGGAGCACTTCGAACTCGCGACGTTCGAGGACGTCCCCGCGGCGATTCGCCGCGGCGAGGTCGACCTCGTGGTGACCGACGACCGCGACGCGCTCCGCGAGGCCGTGGACGAGGAGATTGCCTACGTCTCCACGGCGGCGTCCGCCGAGGCGCTCGTGGAGGGTCTCGACGCGAGCGACGGCGACCTGGACGTGGCGCCGGTCGGCGACCGCCCGATTCGGGACGCGAAGTGGGGCTCAGGCGAGTAG
- a CDS encoding dihydrolipoyl dehydrogenase codes for MDEFDFLVVGSGSGLTVANAAANRGQSVAVVEKGRLGGTCLNRGCIPSKMLLYRAHVLETVERAGDFHVDAEVRGVDFETIVREVNDEVHGEADGIRRGLRSSDRHRLYEGEARFVGERELAVVDGPDEGAHLRADTVLIASGTRPAIPTVDGIEDVDYLTSTEALQLTAPPDRLVVVGGGYIAAELGHFFGTFGSDVTIVGRRPHLLPEADREVGEAFTERYADRFDVHAGHAATAVSEADGEVTVEARPYEYGEGVDETADPVTATGDALLVAAGRRPNTDTLDVAAAGVETDDEGFVETDDHLRTTADGVWALGDVVGEYLLKHSANHEARAVVRNLFGDPAPVDYTAMPFAVFASPEVAGVGAREQDLDGREYATNTYRFEDTARGNAMQTEGFVKAIVAPDGEILGCHVLGPGASTLIEEVVVAMKAGSGTVRDLRESVHVHPALSEVVQRAFAGPFAHGDGHRHA; via the coding sequence ATGGACGAGTTCGACTTCCTCGTCGTCGGCTCCGGCTCAGGACTGACCGTCGCGAACGCCGCCGCGAACCGCGGCCAGTCGGTCGCCGTCGTTGAGAAGGGGCGACTCGGCGGCACCTGCCTGAATCGCGGCTGTATCCCGTCGAAGATGCTCCTCTACCGCGCGCACGTCCTCGAAACCGTCGAGCGCGCGGGCGACTTCCACGTCGACGCCGAGGTTCGGGGCGTCGACTTCGAGACCATCGTGCGCGAGGTCAACGACGAGGTCCACGGCGAAGCCGACGGCATCCGGCGCGGCCTCCGCTCGTCGGACCGCCACCGCCTCTACGAGGGCGAAGCGCGGTTCGTCGGCGAGCGCGAACTCGCGGTCGTGGACGGCCCCGACGAGGGCGCGCACCTGCGGGCCGACACCGTCCTGATAGCGTCGGGGACCCGGCCCGCGATTCCGACCGTCGACGGCATCGAGGACGTGGACTACCTCACGAGCACCGAGGCGCTCCAGCTGACGGCGCCGCCCGACCGCCTCGTCGTCGTGGGCGGCGGCTACATCGCCGCCGAACTCGGGCACTTCTTCGGGACGTTCGGGAGCGACGTGACAATCGTCGGGCGGCGCCCTCACCTCCTCCCCGAAGCCGACCGCGAAGTCGGCGAGGCGTTCACGGAGCGCTACGCCGACCGCTTCGACGTCCACGCCGGCCACGCCGCCACCGCCGTCTCAGAGGCTGACGGCGAGGTGACAGTCGAAGCGCGGCCCTACGAGTACGGCGAGGGCGTCGACGAGACCGCGGACCCGGTGACGGCGACCGGGGACGCCCTCCTCGTCGCCGCCGGCAGACGCCCGAACACGGACACCCTCGACGTGGCGGCGGCGGGCGTCGAGACGGACGACGAGGGGTTCGTGGAGACGGACGACCACCTCCGCACCACCGCGGACGGCGTCTGGGCGCTCGGCGACGTGGTCGGCGAGTACCTCCTCAAGCACAGCGCGAACCACGAGGCCCGCGCCGTCGTCCGCAATCTGTTCGGCGACCCCGCGCCCGTCGACTACACCGCGATGCCCTTTGCCGTCTTCGCGTCCCCCGAAGTCGCCGGCGTCGGCGCGCGCGAACAGGACCTCGACGGGCGCGAGTACGCCACGAACACGTACCGATTCGAGGACACCGCGCGCGGGAACGCGATGCAGACCGAGGGGTTCGTGAAGGCCATCGTCGCGCCGGACGGCGAGATTCTCGGCTGTCACGTTCTCGGTCCGGGCGCCTCGACGCTAATCGAGGAAGTCGTCGTCGCGATGAAAGCCGGGTCGGGGACGGTGCGTGACCTCCGCGAGTCGGTTCACGTCCACCCCGCGCTCTCGGAAGTCGTCCAGCGCGCGTTCGCGGGGCCGTTCGCGCACGGCGACGGCCACCGTCACGCGTGA
- a CDS encoding DUF1059 domain-containing protein, producing the protein MAHQYSCGSCEFQVRSENEDELIDIVRTHADDMHDMNVSRGDVRDGMQTV; encoded by the coding sequence ATGGCCCACCAATACAGTTGCGGCAGTTGCGAGTTCCAGGTACGGTCCGAGAACGAGGACGAACTCATCGACATCGTGCGAACGCACGCCGACGACATGCACGACATGAACGTCTCGCGCGGCGACGTGCGAGACGGCATGCAGACGGTCTGA
- a CDS encoding DUF5815 family protein codes for MTEPRVPGTEEEDDDWVDLPCGEQAHVQDFDLGMREYACSCGGTHAVVMDMHPPSRFFPESIVGVLKEAITPAEDDEFDEFGTPHLMGAVMEQLPEDVVAVDAAENGSVGYALLWVTEMDARDLHEVVVELVVELMDHAVSHAETEQSKSEFEDQMLEFDVTEFVDEYREAREFEDEYDTPA; via the coding sequence ATGACCGAACCGCGCGTCCCCGGCACCGAAGAGGAAGACGACGACTGGGTCGACCTCCCCTGCGGCGAGCAGGCCCACGTGCAGGACTTCGACCTCGGGATGCGAGAGTACGCGTGCTCGTGTGGCGGCACCCACGCCGTCGTGATGGACATGCACCCGCCGTCGCGGTTCTTCCCCGAGTCCATCGTCGGCGTCCTGAAGGAAGCGATTACGCCCGCCGAGGACGACGAGTTCGACGAGTTCGGCACCCCGCACCTGATGGGCGCCGTGATGGAGCAACTGCCCGAGGACGTGGTGGCCGTCGACGCCGCCGAGAACGGGAGCGTCGGCTACGCGCTGCTGTGGGTGACCGAGATGGACGCCCGCGACCTCCACGAGGTCGTCGTGGAGTTGGTGGTGGAACTGATGGACCACGCCGTCAGCCACGCCGAGACCGAGCAGTCGAAATCGGAGTTCGAGGACCAGATGCTGGAGTTCGACGTGACGGAGTTCGTCGACGAGTACCGCGAAGCACGAGAGTTCGAGGACGAGTACGATACGCCCGCGTGA
- a CDS encoding ABC transporter ATP-binding protein: MAAIEIESLTKQYGDVTAVDDLSFSVEDGEVFGFLGPNGAGKTTAIRTLLGMQAPTDGSVAVLGRDTTVEDERLDALADTGFLPSNPRFDEQATGREVLDLHESLKGGSRREELLELFEPPLDRKIRAYSTGNVQKLGIVQAFMHDPDVAVMDEPTSGLDPLLQERFNEFLRGERDRGVTVLFSSHVLSEVRRICDRVAVIREGKLVAVEDVETLLDRSGKVVRVRANGDLPDDAFDVPGVADVTRRNGDGTTHVSFTYTGDVDALVDELDRHSLVELDVEEAPLEDVFLQFYGGEASA; this comes from the coding sequence ATGGCCGCCATAGAAATCGAGTCGCTCACCAAGCAGTACGGCGACGTCACCGCCGTCGACGACCTCTCGTTTTCCGTCGAGGATGGCGAGGTGTTCGGCTTCCTCGGGCCGAACGGCGCCGGGAAGACCACCGCGATTCGCACGCTCCTCGGGATGCAGGCGCCGACCGACGGGTCGGTGGCCGTCCTCGGGCGCGACACCACCGTCGAGGACGAGCGCCTCGACGCGCTCGCCGACACCGGCTTCCTCCCGTCGAACCCCCGATTCGACGAGCAGGCGACCGGCCGCGAGGTCCTGGACCTCCACGAATCCCTGAAGGGCGGCAGCCGGCGCGAGGAACTCCTCGAGTTGTTCGAACCGCCCCTCGACCGGAAGATTCGCGCGTACTCCACGGGGAACGTCCAGAAACTCGGCATCGTGCAGGCGTTCATGCACGACCCCGACGTGGCCGTCATGGACGAACCCACGTCCGGCCTCGACCCCCTCCTCCAGGAGCGATTCAACGAGTTCCTGCGCGGGGAACGCGACCGCGGCGTCACCGTCCTGTTCTCCAGTCACGTCCTCAGCGAGGTGCGACGCATCTGCGACCGCGTCGCCGTCATCCGCGAGGGGAAACTGGTCGCCGTCGAGGACGTGGAGACGCTCCTCGACCGGAGCGGGAAGGTCGTGCGCGTGCGAGCGAACGGCGACCTGCCCGACGACGCTTTCGACGTGCCCGGCGTCGCCGACGTGACGCGGCGGAACGGCGACGGCACCACGCACGTCTCGTTCACGTACACGGGCGACGTGGACGCGCTCGTGGACGAACTCGACCGGCACTCGCTGGTCGAACTCGACGTCGAGGAGGCGCCCCTCGAAGACGTCTTCCTCCAGTTCTACGGGGGTGAGGCGAGTGCTTGA
- a CDS encoding ABC transporter permease subunit: MLELAAYGARKRLKGALALSLGLSAFSGLYAAFFPSVTEGIDLDQYTETLPPVFVEAFGLKSLGTIEGFLATELYQFAWVILLGLYLAYSAASLIAGDVETGRMDVLLSLPVSRARLVGERFLSLAPGILLVNAVVAAVTWTATRAIGYPVGAVDLLVVHALSLPYLFACAGVGLAFSVAADRASVAQRGAAATVFALFLVETLVSSTDYAWAGAIAPMRYYDPTAILVDGVYDFVGAGILAVATLALVAVSQWHFARRDVN, from the coding sequence GTGCTTGAGTTGGCCGCGTACGGCGCCCGGAAGCGACTGAAGGGCGCCCTCGCGCTCTCGCTCGGCCTCTCCGCGTTCAGCGGCCTGTACGCCGCGTTCTTCCCGTCGGTGACGGAGGGCATTGACCTCGACCAGTACACCGAGACGCTCCCGCCCGTCTTCGTGGAGGCCTTCGGCCTGAAGTCGCTGGGCACCATCGAGGGCTTTCTCGCCACCGAACTCTACCAGTTCGCGTGGGTCATCCTGCTCGGCCTCTACCTCGCGTACAGCGCCGCGTCCCTGATTGCGGGCGACGTTGAGACCGGACGCATGGACGTCCTGCTCTCGCTTCCCGTGTCGCGGGCGCGCCTCGTCGGCGAGCGCTTCCTCTCGCTCGCGCCCGGCATCCTCCTCGTCAACGCCGTCGTCGCGGCGGTGACGTGGACGGCGACGCGCGCCATCGGCTACCCAGTCGGCGCGGTGGACTTGCTCGTCGTGCACGCGCTCTCGCTCCCGTACCTGTTCGCGTGCGCGGGCGTCGGCCTCGCCTTCAGCGTCGCCGCGGACCGCGCGAGCGTCGCCCAGCGCGGCGCCGCCGCCACCGTCTTCGCCCTCTTTCTCGTGGAGACGCTCGTTTCGAGCACCGACTACGCGTGGGCCGGCGCAATCGCGCCGATGCGGTACTACGACCCCACTGCCATCCTCGTCGACGGCGTCTACGACTTCGTCGGCGCCGGGATTCTCGCGGTCGCGACGCTCGCGCTCGTCGCCGTCAGCCAGTGGCACTTCGCGCGGAGGGACGTGAACTGA
- a CDS encoding TetR/AcrR family transcriptional regulator, translating to MAGFSDGERERIRAALLDAGSELFARYGLDKTTVGELADAAGIATGSFYTFFDSKERLYYEVLMERAEDAFARMTAAVEAADGPESGTRAFLREAIAIVEEDPLIRNLVYGNERERLLRAISDEEIEATKERKVALLAPYVERWQDEGVVRSGDPETLALAVQSAGFVVAHRDEFGSEEEYEAVRDALVDLVAAGLASP from the coding sequence ATGGCCGGATTCAGCGACGGCGAACGCGAGCGCATCCGGGCCGCCCTGCTGGACGCCGGGAGCGAGCTGTTCGCGCGCTACGGCCTCGACAAGACGACGGTCGGCGAACTCGCGGACGCCGCGGGCATCGCCACGGGGTCGTTCTACACGTTCTTCGACTCGAAGGAACGCCTCTACTACGAGGTGCTGATGGAGCGCGCGGAGGACGCGTTCGCGCGCATGACCGCCGCCGTCGAGGCCGCCGACGGCCCCGAATCCGGGACGCGCGCGTTCCTCCGCGAAGCCATCGCCATCGTGGAGGAGGACCCGCTGATTCGGAATCTCGTCTACGGGAACGAACGCGAGCGCTTGCTGCGTGCCATCTCCGACGAGGAAATCGAGGCGACCAAAGAGCGGAAGGTGGCGTTGCTCGCGCCGTACGTCGAGCGCTGGCAGGATGAGGGCGTCGTGCGCTCGGGCGACCCGGAGACGCTCGCGCTCGCCGTCCAGAGCGCTGGCTTCGTGGTCGCGCATCGCGACGAGTTCGGGAGCGAGGAAGAGTACGAGGCCGTGCGGGACGCGCTCGTCGACCTCGTGGCGGCGGGGCTGGCGTCGCCCTAG
- a CDS encoding DUF7124 domain-containing protein, whose protein sequence is MNQSGGSTDMTLAFELSALRELAKPGTAFAGARQWTEYVGVVSDEPTYVVTNFTRKRRIRQDFFSGPKGKEESLESVKGQFDTERHVFVGTSDEDRELAEAVDWEYLPLEDAAEAADWELAEDADEEQATEEPVRDDWP, encoded by the coding sequence ATGAATCAGTCTGGGGGGAGCACGGACATGACCCTCGCCTTCGAGTTGTCGGCGCTCCGAGAACTCGCGAAGCCCGGCACCGCGTTCGCCGGCGCGCGCCAGTGGACCGAGTACGTCGGCGTCGTCTCCGACGAACCCACGTACGTCGTCACGAACTTCACGCGCAAGCGCCGCATCCGACAGGACTTCTTCTCCGGGCCGAAGGGTAAAGAGGAGAGCCTCGAATCCGTGAAAGGCCAGTTCGACACCGAGCGCCACGTCTTCGTCGGCACGAGCGACGAGGACCGCGAACTCGCGGAGGCCGTCGACTGGGAGTACCTCCCGCTGGAGGACGCCGCCGAGGCCGCCGACTGGGAACTCGCCGAGGACGCCGACGAGGAACAAGCGACCGAGGAACCGGTCCGCGACGACTGGCCCTAG
- a CDS encoding NAD(P)/FAD-dependent oxidoreductase, whose translation MSESYVIIGDGIAGSSAAEALREEASDVDITVVTDEGETLYNRILIKEFAKGKLPEAPISIHDPDWYDERDIDIQLNTLVTDVDPDAHVVRTHEGDEIEYDKLLVAAGGTPNQLPVENSDAEGVHHFWTFQDARGIREHAEEADTGVVVGAGLLGIDLAAICGGQDVDAKYLMRGNRWWRYALSEEGAEIIHDGLREKGVEPVFESGADHFETNDDGEVVATVDGNGDRHESEFVGVAIGLDFNVEILQDTEATIDNGVHVDEYMRTDVEDVYAAGDITQYWDTIMDERAQNGSWGSAKQQGALAGKTMLKDAGYDVEVEPFRWVSSYSITHFDFPFLSFGFPTMGDESCERKYSDTEWRRLTFKDGKLIGGVLIGNLAPQSKYKQLIKDEAVVADQQDVLLQENFELDELAIPSEQ comes from the coding sequence ATGAGCGAGTCGTACGTGATAATCGGCGACGGCATCGCTGGCAGTTCCGCCGCCGAAGCCCTCCGCGAGGAGGCCTCCGACGTCGACATCACCGTCGTCACCGACGAGGGTGAAACCCTGTACAATCGCATTCTCATCAAGGAGTTCGCGAAGGGGAAACTCCCCGAGGCGCCCATCTCCATCCACGACCCCGACTGGTACGACGAGCGCGACATCGACATCCAGTTGAACACGCTCGTCACGGACGTGGACCCGGACGCCCACGTCGTCCGCACCCACGAGGGCGACGAAATCGAGTACGACAAACTGCTGGTCGCGGCGGGCGGCACGCCGAACCAGTTGCCGGTCGAGAACTCCGACGCGGAGGGCGTCCACCACTTCTGGACGTTCCAGGACGCTCGCGGCATCCGCGAGCACGCCGAGGAAGCCGACACGGGCGTCGTCGTCGGTGCGGGTCTGCTCGGCATCGACCTCGCGGCCATCTGCGGCGGGCAGGACGTGGACGCGAAGTACCTGATGCGCGGCAACCGCTGGTGGCGGTACGCGCTGTCGGAGGAGGGCGCGGAAATCATCCACGACGGCCTGCGCGAGAAGGGCGTCGAGCCGGTCTTCGAGTCCGGCGCCGACCACTTCGAGACGAACGACGACGGCGAGGTCGTCGCGACGGTCGACGGGAACGGCGACCGCCACGAGTCGGAGTTCGTCGGCGTCGCCATCGGCCTCGACTTCAACGTCGAGATTCTCCAGGACACGGAGGCGACCATCGACAACGGCGTCCACGTGGACGAGTACATGCGGACCGACGTCGAGGACGTCTACGCGGCCGGTGACATCACCCAGTACTGGGACACCATCATGGACGAGCGCGCGCAGAACGGTTCGTGGGGCTCCGCGAAACAGCAGGGCGCGCTCGCGGGCAAGACGATGCTCAAGGACGCGGGCTACGACGTCGAAGTCGAGCCGTTCCGCTGGGTGTCGTCGTACTCGATTACGCACTTCGACTTCCCGTTCCTCTCGTTTGGCTTCCCGACGATGGGCGACGAGTCCTGCGAGCGCAAGTACAGCGACACGGAGTGGCGCCGCTTGACGTTCAAGGACGGCAAGCTCATCGGTGGCGTGCTCATCGGGAACCTCGCGCCCCAGTCCAAGTACAAGCAGCTCATCAAGGACGAGGCCGTCGTCGCCGACCAGCAGGACGTCCTCCTGCAGGAGAACTTCGAACTCGACGAACTCGCGATTCCGAGCGAACAGTAG
- a CDS encoding Hsp20/alpha crystallin family protein — protein sequence MSYDPQWPNGSPYAAFGGVGGQPPVGPAGPVGPATPAGQSGVPSGAAPQQGEQVEARPPAAIPMVDIVESADELVVRLDAPGFEEDQIEIHADANNLFVTADRSQQPGFDPERGERALLSERPMRLERTISLPAHIDPEQATATHENGVCKIVVQKDDEDRRHEIGFQ from the coding sequence ATGAGTTACGACCCCCAGTGGCCCAACGGGTCGCCGTACGCGGCGTTCGGCGGCGTCGGCGGCCAGCCGCCGGTCGGGCCCGCTGGCCCGGTCGGCCCCGCCACGCCAGCGGGACAGTCGGGCGTCCCGTCGGGCGCCGCGCCCCAACAGGGCGAACAGGTCGAGGCGCGTCCGCCGGCCGCGATTCCGATGGTGGACATCGTGGAGTCCGCTGACGAACTCGTGGTGCGTCTCGACGCGCCGGGCTTCGAGGAGGACCAGATCGAGATACACGCGGACGCGAACAACCTGTTCGTGACCGCCGACCGCTCCCAGCAGCCGGGGTTCGACCCCGAGCGCGGCGAGCGCGCGCTGCTCTCCGAGCGCCCGATGCGACTGGAGCGAACTATCTCGCTTCCGGCGCACATCGACCCGGAGCAGGCCACTGCGACCCACGAGAACGGCGTCTGCAAGATCGTCGTCCAGAAGGACGACGAGGACCGTCGCCACGAGATCGGCTTCCAGTAG
- a CDS encoding DUF6149 family protein gives MKLRQNVRHFASRKALELPGVRNVVRPKLVDLHVGIFGDKAPEADRPEREEHLEGFFDATMDMYLAALNEGYTEAEARETTHIVANFDFYNHGWAEMMEFPPAELSEHYERYADFFDRHGVSIDDPLGEFRPEDGIPDAPTTPERLDDADFENADAGYEDDVYVETEDGDVQRGDVEEPEDVDAEDSPFTD, from the coding sequence ATGAAACTCCGTCAGAACGTCCGGCACTTCGCGTCCCGGAAGGCCCTCGAGCTCCCCGGCGTTCGGAACGTCGTCCGCCCGAAACTGGTCGACCTCCACGTCGGCATCTTCGGCGACAAAGCCCCGGAAGCCGACCGTCCGGAGCGCGAAGAACACCTGGAAGGCTTCTTCGACGCGACGATGGACATGTACCTCGCCGCGCTCAACGAGGGGTACACCGAGGCCGAGGCCCGAGAGACCACCCACATCGTCGCGAACTTCGACTTCTACAACCACGGCTGGGCGGAGATGATGGAGTTCCCGCCAGCGGAACTGTCCGAGCACTACGAGCGCTACGCCGACTTCTTCGACCGCCACGGCGTCAGCATCGACGACCCGCTCGGGGAGTTCCGACCGGAGGACGGCATTCCCGACGCGCCCACCACGCCCGAGCGCCTCGACGACGCGGACTTCGAGAACGCGGACGCGGGCTACGAGGACGACGTCTACGTCGAGACGGAGGACGGCGATGTCCAGCGCGGCGACGTCGAGGAGCCCGAGGACGTGGACGCCGAGGACAGTCCGTTCACCGACTGA